One Granulicella sp. 5B5 DNA window includes the following coding sequences:
- a CDS encoding sigma-70 family RNA polymerase sigma factor: protein MENTEQEAIRRILAGDRDAFRVLMDRHLPAVLRMTYRITGNSVDAEEAAQEAFLLAYQKLPGFREQAAFGTWVYRIAMNCSFDLVKRRTRDLGWNAVPLDPGPTADNLAVSRGASPEAELLAGEALQRRERAMLTLTPMERTAFVLRHLEEQPVRDIAEALGVPVNSAKQAIFRAVAKLRRELTPHSSTTSADIRPPVFVKESR from the coding sequence ATGGAGAATACAGAGCAAGAGGCGATACGGCGAATTCTCGCCGGTGATCGGGATGCGTTTCGCGTTCTGATGGACCGCCATCTGCCAGCGGTTCTCCGCATGACATACCGCATCACCGGTAATTCGGTCGATGCCGAGGAAGCTGCGCAGGAGGCTTTCCTGCTGGCTTATCAGAAACTGCCCGGCTTTCGTGAACAGGCAGCCTTCGGAACGTGGGTCTATCGCATCGCTATGAACTGTTCGTTCGATCTCGTCAAGCGCCGTACCCGTGATCTCGGCTGGAACGCCGTGCCGCTCGATCCGGGTCCCACTGCTGACAACCTCGCCGTCTCGCGTGGCGCCTCTCCCGAAGCCGAGCTCCTCGCTGGCGAAGCGCTCCAGCGGCGCGAGCGCGCCATGCTTACGCTTACCCCCATGGAACGCACCGCCTTTGTCCTTCGCCATCTGGAAGAGCAGCCTGTACGCGACATCGCTGAAGCTCTGGGTGTACCCGTCAACTCCGCCAAGCAGGCCATCTTTCGGGCCGTCGCCAAGCTGCGTCGCGAACTCACGCCCCACTCCTCCACGACCTCTGCAGATATCCGCCCACCCGTCTTCGTCAAGGAGTCCCGATGA
- a CDS encoding cation diffusion facilitator family transporter yields MQAKPSGGMQRILKFSLALTALYIAATLFFGLRAHSLALLSEAGHNVSDFAALGLSFVAVWLQTRPATDQRTFGYQRAGVLAGFVNALSLMVLAVWILVTAAQRFFHPVMVEPHLMMMVAAAGVLMNGVIAGLLWKFSGDVNIRSVFLHMLGDTLSTAAVIVGGVLIALTHMQWIDPLLSVIIAVMILLSSWSIVKETLHILLEGTPRGIDLAEIRAAMQSVDGVVNVHDLHVWSLTSQSHALACHVQVIEMQLAECEELLQRMNHELRDHYGIQHSTIQVEITDCPTVDGCSSPPKPDVIDGHSHHHHGHSHSHSHAH; encoded by the coding sequence ATGCAGGCGAAGCCGAGCGGTGGGATGCAGCGGATTTTGAAGTTTTCGCTGGCGTTGACGGCGCTGTATATCGCGGCGACGTTGTTCTTCGGGTTGCGGGCGCACTCGCTAGCGCTGCTCTCCGAGGCTGGGCATAACGTGTCAGACTTTGCGGCGTTGGGGCTGAGCTTCGTTGCGGTGTGGTTGCAGACCCGGCCGGCGACCGATCAGCGAACCTTTGGGTATCAGCGAGCCGGGGTGCTGGCAGGGTTTGTGAATGCGCTGAGCCTGATGGTGCTGGCGGTGTGGATTCTGGTGACAGCGGCGCAGCGGTTCTTTCATCCGGTGATGGTGGAACCGCACCTGATGATGATGGTGGCTGCCGCTGGTGTTTTGATGAATGGTGTGATCGCTGGACTGCTCTGGAAGTTTTCCGGGGATGTGAATATTCGCAGTGTGTTTCTGCACATGCTCGGCGATACGCTTTCGACCGCGGCGGTGATTGTTGGCGGTGTGCTGATTGCGCTGACGCATATGCAGTGGATCGATCCGCTGCTGTCGGTGATTATTGCGGTGATGATCCTGCTGAGTTCGTGGAGCATTGTGAAGGAAACGCTGCACATCCTGCTGGAGGGCACGCCGCGGGGCATCGACCTGGCGGAGATTCGCGCGGCCATGCAGAGTGTGGATGGTGTGGTAAATGTGCATGACCTGCATGTGTGGAGCTTGACGTCGCAGAGCCATGCGCTGGCCTGCCATGTGCAGGTGATCGAGATGCAGCTGGCCGAGTGCGAAGAGCTGCTGCAACGGATGAACCACGAACTGCGCGACCACTACGGGATTCAACACTCGACGATCCAGGTGGAGATCACCGACTGCCCGACGGTGGATGGTTGCAGCTCGCCGCCGAAGCCGGATGTGATCGATGGGCACTCGCACCATCATCATGGGCATAGCCACAGCCATAGCCACGCACACTAA
- a CDS encoding thiamine pyrophosphate-binding protein yields MKLSDYVFQFVADLGVKHVFLVTGGGAMHLNASLAQEKRITPVCNSHEQASAMGAESYAKTVNGLGVALVTTGPGSTNAVTGVAGAWLDSTPTMFLSGQVKRPDRMFDAVTGEPLGMRQLGVQEIDIVSIVRPITKYAVTVLDPLSIRYELEKAYWLAMNGRPGPVWIDIPLDVQATPIPEPETLLGFDASEYAAQGANENLKDEVARVVEKLRQAERPLLFVGNGTRLARAEQQFTELRLLLDIPTVATWCAADLVPSDVPTFVGRPGNVAARGANFALQNCDLLLVLGARLDMAITGYAPQNVAREAHKVAVDIDPAELKKLAPHLQQPVVADCGAFLDELLAQLKLVTLDHARWAAWNKRAAVWKTRYDVVTDEHRQPSGLVSIYNLAEVIGTESKQTDKLVSGSSGSGIEIFLLACPTRVGQRIFHTAGLGSMGYGLPMSIAVSIGAGQMPKGSPQAGAEQTILVDGDGGFQFNIQELETVRRLGLPIKMFVLNNDGYASIRASQKAYFGSALIGADAATGITVPDLSKVAESYGIAAYVIHDQTRLREQVREVLAMPGPVVVDVRVIPDEVRAPRLQSYQRADGSFVSKPLEDLFPFLSREEFMENMIVKPMAESLE; encoded by the coding sequence ATGAAGCTCTCTGATTACGTGTTCCAGTTTGTGGCCGATCTCGGCGTGAAGCATGTGTTCTTGGTGACGGGCGGGGGCGCGATGCATTTGAACGCGTCGCTGGCGCAGGAGAAGAGGATTACGCCGGTGTGTAACTCGCACGAGCAGGCGTCGGCGATGGGCGCTGAGAGCTATGCGAAGACGGTGAACGGGCTGGGTGTGGCGCTGGTGACGACCGGGCCGGGCAGCACGAATGCGGTGACTGGTGTTGCGGGCGCGTGGCTGGATTCGACGCCGACGATGTTCCTCTCTGGCCAGGTGAAGCGGCCGGACCGCATGTTCGATGCGGTGACGGGCGAGCCGCTGGGCATGCGGCAGCTGGGTGTGCAAGAGATCGACATTGTGTCGATCGTGAGGCCGATTACGAAGTATGCGGTGACGGTGCTGGATCCGCTTTCGATTCGCTATGAGCTGGAGAAGGCGTATTGGCTGGCGATGAACGGCAGGCCAGGGCCGGTGTGGATCGACATTCCTCTGGATGTGCAGGCGACACCGATTCCTGAGCCGGAGACGCTGCTCGGCTTCGATGCGAGCGAGTATGCAGCGCAGGGTGCGAATGAGAATTTGAAGGACGAGGTCGCGCGCGTGGTCGAGAAGCTGCGACAGGCGGAGCGGCCGCTGCTGTTTGTCGGCAATGGCACGCGGTTGGCGCGCGCGGAGCAGCAGTTTACGGAGCTGCGGCTGCTGTTGGATATTCCAACAGTCGCGACGTGGTGTGCGGCAGACCTGGTGCCGAGCGATGTGCCTACATTTGTCGGCAGGCCGGGCAATGTGGCTGCGCGTGGTGCAAACTTCGCGCTGCAGAACTGCGATCTGCTGCTAGTGCTGGGAGCGCGGCTGGATATGGCGATCACGGGGTACGCTCCGCAGAACGTGGCGCGCGAGGCGCATAAGGTGGCTGTCGATATCGACCCAGCAGAGTTGAAGAAGCTGGCGCCGCATCTGCAGCAGCCGGTGGTGGCGGACTGCGGTGCATTTCTGGATGAGTTGCTGGCGCAGTTGAAGCTGGTGACGCTCGACCATGCGCGATGGGCTGCGTGGAACAAACGTGCGGCGGTTTGGAAGACGCGCTATGACGTGGTGACCGATGAGCACCGGCAGCCGAGCGGGCTGGTGTCGATTTACAACCTGGCCGAGGTGATTGGTACGGAGAGCAAGCAAACGGACAAGCTGGTTTCGGGCAGCTCAGGGTCGGGGATTGAGATTTTTCTGCTGGCGTGCCCGACGCGCGTGGGGCAGCGCATCTTTCATACGGCGGGGCTCGGGTCGATGGGTTATGGGTTGCCGATGTCGATTGCGGTTTCGATTGGCGCTGGCCAGATGCCGAAAGGCAGCCCGCAGGCGGGCGCGGAGCAGACCATTCTCGTCGATGGCGATGGCGGGTTTCAGTTCAACATTCAGGAACTGGAGACGGTGCGGCGGCTGGGGCTACCGATCAAGATGTTTGTGCTGAACAACGATGGCTATGCATCGATCCGCGCATCGCAGAAGGCGTACTTCGGCTCGGCGCTGATTGGCGCGGACGCGGCGACGGGGATCACGGTGCCGGACCTGTCGAAGGTGGCTGAGTCGTATGGCATTGCGGCGTATGTGATCCACGACCAGACGCGGCTGCGTGAGCAGGTACGCGAGGTGCTGGCAATGCCCGGGCCTGTGGTGGTGGATGTGCGCGTGATTCCGGATGAGGTGCGCGCGCCGCGGCTGCAGAGCTATCAGCGCGCGGATGGGTCGTTTGTTTCCAAGCCGCTGGAGGATCTGTTTCCGTTCCTATCGCGTGAGGAGTTTATGGAGAACATGATCGTGAAGCCGATGGCTGAGAGCCTGGAGTAG
- a CDS encoding glycosyltransferase family 2 protein codes for MRLSFVVPAYNEEAYLPACLDSILEQTRDLPPGTTEIIVVNNASTDRTREVALSYPGVILVDENRKGLPYARQAGFAASSGSLVAHVDSDSRLTPGWVKQVLTTFDEHEAKLEQSTSKRPLVALSGPVVYYDLTPRQRLYVHVFYMIGWGTYAINRYILRVGSMVQGGNFITSREALAEIGGFNTAITFYGEDTDIARRLHDVGEVRFTFDLKMFSSARRLKNEGMLTMAARYSINYLWTTFFKRPFTNTHIDIREEIQPEA; via the coding sequence ATGAGACTTAGCTTCGTAGTCCCTGCGTACAACGAAGAAGCCTACCTCCCGGCCTGCCTCGACTCGATCCTCGAACAAACCCGCGATCTACCCCCCGGCACCACCGAGATTATCGTCGTCAACAACGCCTCCACCGACCGCACCCGCGAGGTCGCGCTCAGCTATCCCGGCGTCATCCTCGTCGACGAGAACCGCAAGGGCCTGCCCTACGCCCGCCAGGCCGGCTTTGCCGCAAGCTCCGGCTCGCTGGTCGCCCACGTCGACTCCGACTCCCGCCTCACCCCCGGCTGGGTCAAGCAGGTGCTCACCACCTTCGACGAGCACGAAGCAAAGCTCGAACAGTCAACCAGCAAGCGGCCACTCGTCGCGCTCTCCGGCCCCGTCGTCTACTACGACCTCACGCCCCGCCAACGCCTCTACGTGCATGTCTTCTACATGATCGGCTGGGGCACCTATGCCATCAATCGCTACATCCTGCGCGTCGGCTCCATGGTGCAGGGCGGCAACTTCATCACCAGCCGCGAGGCGCTCGCCGAGATCGGTGGCTTCAACACCGCCATCACCTTCTACGGCGAGGACACCGACATCGCACGCCGTCTCCACGACGTCGGCGAGGTCCGCTTCACCTTCGACCTTAAGATGTTCTCCTCCGCACGCCGCCTGAAGAACGAAGGCATGTTGACCATGGCCGCCCGTTACTCTATCAACTACCTCTGGACGACCTTCTTCAAGCGACCCTTCACGAACACGCACATCGACATCCGCGAAGAGATCCAGCCCGAAGCGTAA
- a CDS encoding outer membrane beta-barrel protein, giving the protein MTCLLTWGGAAAHGQALVTASNASDIQVGGGFSFAASDYSNYKTANTKIKGGAFYADFDFMKHVGLELDFHQLNDAQSDLYERTYEVGGRYLLKPRGALKPYIKGLYGRGVLNFPNGYFNIAYNMIVGGGGVDYSVKPWLNVRGDFEYQNWFSGRQLQSGLTPLVVTVGVAYRFGIGSHKLKGRQWILPASRPERAPKNQQPPPPATN; this is encoded by the coding sequence TTGACCTGCCTTCTCACGTGGGGCGGCGCTGCTGCGCACGGCCAGGCGCTGGTGACGGCGTCGAACGCGAGCGATATTCAGGTCGGCGGCGGCTTCTCGTTCGCGGCCTCAGACTACTCGAACTACAAGACCGCAAACACCAAGATCAAGGGTGGCGCGTTCTACGCGGACTTCGACTTTATGAAACACGTCGGGTTGGAACTGGACTTCCATCAGCTGAACGATGCGCAGAGCGATCTCTACGAGCGCACCTATGAGGTGGGCGGGCGCTACCTGCTGAAGCCGCGCGGAGCGCTGAAGCCTTACATCAAGGGCCTGTATGGCCGCGGCGTTCTGAACTTTCCGAACGGCTACTTCAACATCGCATACAACATGATTGTGGGCGGTGGCGGCGTGGACTACAGTGTGAAGCCGTGGCTGAACGTGCGCGGCGACTTCGAGTACCAGAACTGGTTCTCCGGGCGGCAGCTTCAGAGCGGCCTGACGCCGCTGGTGGTGACCGTTGGTGTGGCGTATCGGTTCGGTATCGGTAGCCACAAGCTCAAGGGGCGGCAGTGGATTCTGCCGGCTTCGCGACCCGAAAGAGCGCCCAAGAACCAGCAGCCTCCACCGCCCGCGACCAACTAA
- a CDS encoding SEL1-like repeat protein, with amino-acid sequence MATLYKLGSMYEQGTCVTKDLELAEHYYLRAAAIDFAPAENALAAMYDLGIGFSVDKSRAYYWAMLAAAQGDKSASARANLLAAGLSPAELAEAQQRIKTLRR; translated from the coding sequence ATGGCGACGCTGTATAAACTTGGGTCTATGTACGAACAGGGGACCTGTGTCACCAAAGATTTAGAACTCGCAGAGCATTATTATTTGCGGGCAGCGGCTATCGACTTTGCTCCCGCCGAAAATGCGCTGGCCGCCATGTATGACCTGGGCATTGGATTTAGCGTCGACAAGTCTCGTGCTTACTATTGGGCCATGCTTGCAGCGGCGCAGGGAGACAAGTCCGCGTCTGCGCGCGCAAATCTTCTGGCCGCTGGTCTAAGTCCTGCCGAACTTGCTGAGGCACAGCAGCGTATCAAAACTTTAAGACGGTAG
- the gyrA gene encoding DNA gyrase subunit A produces the protein MLSINIEEEMRRSYLDYSMSVIIGRALPDVRDGLKPVHRRILYGMQEMGLQFNKKYTKSAKVTGHVMGNYHPHGDSAIYDTMVRLAQPFSLRYPLIDGQGNFGSVDGDPPAAMRYTESRMTRLSSEMLADIDSDTVDFTPNYDESTTEPTVLPARFPNLIVNGGTGIAVGMATNIPPHNLTEVLNATIALLTRDKAETRTDLELVLEHVKGPDFPTGGFIYGKTGIPNAYRTGRGRFMMRAKCGKENISGGREAIIVTEIPYQVNKSVLIKRIAELVTEKIIDDISDVRDESDRDGMRIVIELKRGAQMEIVLNQLYKHTSMQESFSMIFLAVHNGQPKELPLDKAIHAFIDHRIDVVRRRTAFLLNKARDREHVLLGYQIALDHLDNVIKIIRQSSSRANARENLFSYFSNKRITLNGAELAGITLDPAKYNIDLLGGSVSAQLANASAGTLILSYKQIDAILELQLYRLTQLSIDELLNELRQVRDNIAEYESILASERKLRTVIRKELEDVRDKYGDARRTTILDESTELTLEDLIQDEQVAVTVSNTGYLKRTPITTYRQQKRGGTGRIGMKTREEDFISQLIIDSTHAYLLCFTNTGRVYWLKVYEIPDVGAAGKGKAMASLVDLQPGEKVVTILPVRDLVEENKYVLFATRNGTVKKTALKDFSNVMARGIIAIGIDKDDELVTARMTDGEQIIFLATHEGMAIRFDEKDLRSMGRPAFGNKGITLKKGDYVIGAAVTPSNEARNKARLERAKAAGLTSQVEKVLDEANDSAAAQPLALAEADDTPAAPVVSDEVAAKLAKLDEKLGLTPCLILSVSENGYGKRTDVDAYRLQTRGGKGVINMKTTSKIGKVTAINLVDDTTEMMVISQFGKIIRIDTKSVRSAGRSTSGVKLLDLDTDDKVASATVIPPDDAKTNGSDGGTLLQ, from the coding sequence ATGTTGTCCATCAACATCGAGGAGGAGATGCGTCGCTCCTACCTCGACTATTCCATGTCGGTCATCATCGGCCGCGCCCTGCCCGACGTCCGCGACGGCCTCAAGCCCGTTCATCGCCGCATCCTCTACGGCATGCAGGAGATGGGTCTCCAGTTCAACAAAAAGTACACCAAGTCGGCCAAGGTCACCGGCCACGTCATGGGTAACTACCACCCCCACGGCGACTCGGCCATCTACGACACCATGGTCCGCCTCGCGCAGCCCTTTTCGCTGCGCTACCCGCTCATTGATGGCCAGGGCAACTTCGGCTCCGTCGACGGCGACCCCCCCGCCGCCATGCGTTACACCGAGTCCCGCATGACGCGCCTCTCCTCCGAGATGCTCGCCGACATCGACTCCGACACCGTCGACTTCACCCCGAACTACGACGAGTCCACCACCGAGCCGACCGTCCTCCCCGCGCGCTTCCCCAACCTCATCGTCAACGGCGGCACCGGCATCGCCGTCGGCATGGCAACCAACATCCCGCCACACAACCTCACCGAGGTCCTCAACGCGACCATCGCTCTGCTCACGCGCGATAAAGCCGAGACCCGCACCGACCTTGAGCTTGTACTCGAGCACGTAAAAGGCCCAGACTTCCCCACCGGCGGCTTCATCTACGGCAAGACCGGCATCCCCAACGCCTACCGCACCGGCCGCGGTCGTTTTATGATGCGCGCCAAATGCGGCAAGGAGAACATCTCCGGCGGACGCGAAGCCATCATCGTCACCGAGATCCCCTACCAGGTCAACAAGTCTGTCCTCATCAAGCGCATCGCCGAGCTCGTCACCGAAAAGATCATCGACGACATCTCCGACGTCCGCGACGAGTCCGACCGCGACGGCATGCGCATCGTCATCGAGCTCAAGCGCGGCGCCCAGATGGAGATCGTGCTCAACCAGCTCTACAAGCACACCTCCATGCAGGAGAGCTTCAGCATGATCTTCCTGGCCGTCCACAACGGCCAACCCAAGGAGCTCCCACTCGACAAGGCCATCCACGCCTTCATCGACCACCGCATCGACGTCGTCCGCCGCCGCACCGCCTTCCTGCTCAACAAGGCCCGTGACCGCGAGCACGTCCTGCTCGGCTACCAGATCGCGCTCGACCATCTCGACAACGTCATCAAGATCATCCGCCAGTCGAGCAGCCGTGCCAACGCCCGCGAAAACCTCTTCAGCTACTTCAGCAACAAGCGCATCACGCTCAACGGCGCCGAGCTCGCGGGCATCACGCTCGACCCCGCCAAGTACAACATCGACCTCCTCGGCGGCAGCGTCTCCGCGCAGCTCGCCAACGCCTCTGCCGGCACGCTGATCCTCAGCTACAAGCAGATCGACGCCATCCTGGAACTGCAGCTCTACCGCCTCACACAGCTCTCCATCGACGAGCTCCTCAACGAGCTCCGCCAGGTCCGCGACAACATCGCCGAGTACGAGTCCATCCTCGCCTCCGAGCGCAAGCTCCGCACCGTCATCCGCAAGGAGCTCGAAGACGTCCGCGACAAGTACGGCGACGCACGCCGCACCACGATCCTCGACGAGTCAACAGAGCTCACCCTCGAAGACCTCATTCAAGATGAGCAGGTCGCCGTCACCGTTAGCAACACCGGCTACCTCAAGCGCACGCCCATCACCACTTACCGCCAGCAGAAGCGCGGCGGCACCGGCCGCATTGGCATGAAGACCCGCGAAGAGGACTTCATCTCGCAGCTCATCATCGACAGCACGCACGCCTACCTGCTCTGCTTCACGAACACCGGCCGCGTCTACTGGCTCAAGGTCTACGAGATCCCCGACGTCGGCGCCGCCGGCAAGGGCAAAGCCATGGCCTCGCTCGTCGACCTCCAGCCCGGCGAAAAGGTCGTCACCATCCTCCCCGTCCGCGACCTCGTCGAAGAGAACAAGTACGTCCTCTTCGCCACCCGCAACGGCACCGTCAAAAAAACCGCGCTCAAGGACTTCTCCAACGTCATGGCCCGCGGCATCATCGCCATCGGCATCGACAAGGACGACGAGCTCGTCACCGCCCGCATGACCGACGGCGAGCAGATCATCTTCCTTGCCACCCACGAAGGCATGGCCATCCGCTTCGACGAGAAGGACCTCCGCTCCATGGGCCGCCCCGCCTTCGGCAACAAGGGCATCACGCTCAAAAAGGGAGACTACGTCATCGGCGCCGCCGTCACGCCATCGAACGAGGCCCGCAACAAGGCCCGCCTCGAACGCGCCAAAGCCGCCGGCCTCACCTCGCAGGTTGAAAAGGTGCTCGACGAAGCCAACGACTCCGCCGCAGCCCAGCCGCTCGCCCTCGCCGAGGCGGACGACACACCCGCAGCCCCCGTCGTCTCCGACGAGGTCGCCGCAAAGCTCGCCAAGCTCGACGAAAAGCTCGGCCTCACCCCCTGCCTCATCCTCTCGGTCTCCGAGAACGGCTACGGCAAGCGCACCGACGTCGACGCCTACCGCCTCCAGACCCGCGGCGGCAAGGGCGTCATCAACATGAAGACCACCTCCAAGATCGGCAAGGTCACCGCGATCAACCTCGTCGACGACACCACCGAGATGATGGTCATCAGCCAATTCGGCAAAATCATCCGCATCGACACCAAATCCGTCCGCTCCGCCGGCCGCTCCACCTCAGGCGTCAAGCTCCTCGACCTCGACACCGACGACAAGGTAGCCAGCGCCACCGTCATCCCACCAGACGACGCCAAAACCAACGGCAGCGACGGCGGCACGCTCCTGCAATAA
- a CDS encoding HEPN domain-containing protein: MRPGSVKSYELLDVFRQEFESGLLYARDYLQANRYVGNFSNCVELTWHENGMPRTWNRPYNCPKDYASIFQPSWSDLLNDEQASPPKFEKLIHFFTKHQRLSSFFPVNLIDSSARIVMHCALGRYIALNGTDFEENSFLDIYRPLETWLIEPLLPGSVWIPILWQKLSVDQLSLGNGTSIERIDDALQLARGWSWDGSNDSSLVESGATHAFVFENLQFANDHYFGNTNLDSKEHQPLIAEIDLLFACLRICSHAHTGYSQLIIVPRGWTDIGRHTEMPIRTTHRKRYPTWFDTGVWSLADVPLLDADQLTVANEVFRRLRGLMQSNPRLGLAIRRLNQAFLREDEHDSILDITIGMEALLSDSSEEITHKLALRLAAVVSKSEVSDLSARTIFKEVKLVYRFRSAVIHGDVATVTKRSSIDREDGGTFPTVYIALEHFRNLLRALALFPEFLDVSRVDSELLLGGI; this comes from the coding sequence ATGCGCCCCGGTTCAGTCAAAAGCTACGAGCTTTTAGATGTTTTCAGACAGGAATTTGAATCGGGGCTACTCTACGCCCGAGATTACTTACAGGCAAATCGCTATGTCGGCAATTTTTCAAACTGCGTGGAATTGACGTGGCACGAAAATGGTATGCCACGAACTTGGAATCGTCCCTATAACTGCCCTAAAGACTACGCGAGCATTTTCCAACCTAGTTGGTCTGACCTTCTCAACGATGAACAAGCTTCGCCACCTAAATTTGAGAAACTTATACATTTTTTCACGAAACATCAACGACTCTCCTCTTTCTTTCCCGTAAACCTAATCGATTCAAGCGCAAGAATAGTGATGCACTGCGCCTTGGGAAGGTATATCGCGCTAAATGGAACTGATTTCGAGGAAAATAGCTTCCTTGATATCTACAGGCCTTTGGAGACTTGGCTCATCGAACCCCTGCTACCAGGTTCAGTTTGGATACCCATCCTCTGGCAGAAGCTCAGTGTAGATCAACTTTCATTAGGAAACGGAACAAGTATCGAACGGATTGATGACGCACTTCAGCTAGCGAGGGGCTGGTCGTGGGATGGTTCTAACGATAGCTCCCTTGTTGAGTCGGGCGCAACCCACGCGTTCGTCTTTGAGAATCTGCAATTCGCAAATGATCACTACTTTGGAAATACGAACCTAGACTCTAAGGAACACCAGCCACTAATTGCTGAGATCGATCTCCTTTTCGCGTGCCTTAGGATTTGCTCGCACGCTCATACTGGATACTCACAGCTCATCATCGTCCCAAGAGGCTGGACGGACATCGGAAGACACACAGAGATGCCAATAAGGACCACCCACAGAAAAAGATACCCAACTTGGTTTGACACTGGCGTTTGGTCGTTAGCTGATGTTCCTTTGCTCGATGCAGACCAACTAACGGTAGCTAATGAGGTTTTTAGACGTCTTCGGGGGCTGATGCAGAGCAACCCGAGATTGGGCCTCGCCATCCGTAGACTCAATCAAGCATTCTTACGCGAAGACGAGCACGATTCCATATTGGACATCACTATTGGTATGGAAGCACTACTGTCAGACAGTAGTGAAGAAATCACTCATAAGCTTGCGCTACGTTTGGCAGCTGTAGTTAGCAAGTCCGAGGTCAGTGATCTGTCGGCCCGAACTATCTTCAAAGAAGTTAAATTGGTGTATCGGTTTCGTTCAGCTGTGATCCATGGCGACGTGGCTACAGTAACAAAAAGGTCTAGCATCGATAGGGAAGATGGAGGTACCTTTCCGACAGTTTATATTGCACTTGAACATTTTCGAAATCTTCTTAGAGCACTGGCCTTATTCCCAGAGTTTCTAGATGTTAGTCGTGTCGATTCAGAATTGCTCCTTGGGGGAATTTGA